From Salarias fasciatus chromosome 12, fSalaFa1.1, whole genome shotgun sequence, the proteins below share one genomic window:
- the LOC115398226 gene encoding LOW QUALITY PROTEIN: ras GTPase-activating-like protein IQGAP2 (The sequence of the model RefSeq protein was modified relative to this genomic sequence to represent the inferred CDS: inserted 5 bases in 3 codons; deleted 2 bases in 2 codons) produces MRYISKVLKNSLHEKFPDASEDELMKIVGNLLYYRYMNPAIVAPDGFDISSTCAGGQLHQDQRRNLGSVAKMLQHAAANKLFEGENAHMTPLNNYISQTYEKFRLFFQSACDVPEPEEKFNVDEYSDMVTLSKPIIYISIEEIINTHSLLLEHLEAISPDKNDLLHELLQDXGDVPDVEALLGEGAADPSDPNRESALSQLGKTEISLTLXSKFELLDGDDKDLKTLITKTKKLIVDVIRIQHGETLTEILETPATNQQELEHTTIAERRAVQDAQTPEGLRAARXVLEDSQLPLEQKKRKILRNLRSLEQAGLVAPAADTRNLINEYQKDIRYQRRYRQRRKAELVKLQQTSDGAQLQNDFFQDQMNYYDTYIKTCLDNLNRKRGEGSKKGKPQSLKYTAARLHEKGVILEIEGLQTKPVSFKNVMFDISPSEEVGDFEVKAKFMGVEMEKVQLHFQDLLQLQYEGVAVMKMFDKAKVNVNLLIFLLNKKFYGK; encoded by the exons ATGAGATACATATCAAAAGTTCTGAAGAACAGCCTCCATGAAAAGTTTCCAGACGCCTCAGAGGATGAGCTGATGAAG ATTGTGGGGAACCTGCTGTATTACCGCTACATGAACCCCGCCATCGTGGCCCCCGACGGCTTTGACATATCATCGACATGT GCCGGAGGGCAGCTTCACCAGGACCAGCGGCGTAACCTGGGCTCGGTGGCCAAGATGCTGCAGCACGCGGCCGCCAACAAGCTGTTCGAGGGCGAGAACGCACACATGACGCCGCTCAACAACTACATCTCTCAGACATACGAGAAGTTCAG GTTGTTTTTCCAGTCGGCCTGTGACGTTCCTGAACCCGAGGAGAAGTTTAACGTGGATGAGTACTCCGACATGGTGACCCTGAGCAAACCCATCATCTACATCTCAATAGAGGAGATCATCAACACTCACTCG ctgctgctggagcatcTGGAGGCCATCTCTCCAGACAAGAACGACCTGCTGcacgagctgctgcagga cggGGACGTCCCCGACGTGGAGGCGCTGCTCG GGGAAGGAGCCGCAGATCCCAGCGACCCAAACAGAGAGAGCGCTCTGAGCCAGCTGGGGAAGACGGAGATCTCACTCACTCT CAGCAAGTTCGAGCTGCTGGACGGAGACGACAAGGACCTCAAAACTCTCATTACCAA GACGAAAAAGCTGATTGTGGACGTGATTCGGATTCAACATGGAGAAACTTTGACTGAAATTCTGGAAACACCGGCTACTAATCAACAG GAGCTGGAGCACACAACGATCGCCGAGCGCAGAGCGGTTCAGGACGCTCAGACCCCGGAGGGTCTGAGAGCAGCGC CGGTGCTGGAGGACAGCCAGCTGCCcctggagcagaagaagaggaagatccTGCGGAACCTCCGCAGCCTGGAGCAGGCCGGCCTGGTGGCGCCagcagcagataccaggaacctCATCAACGAATATCAAA AGGACATCCGCTACCAGAGACGCtacagacagaggaggaaggccgagctggtgaagctgcagcagacctCTGACGGCGCTCAACTCCAAAACGACTTCTTCCAGGACCAGATGAACTACTACGACACCTACATCAAGACCTGCCTGGACAACCTCAACCGGAA GAGGGGAGAAGGCAGCAAGAAGGGGAAACCTCAGTCTCTCAAGTACACCGCTGCGAGGCTGCACGAGAAGGGAGTCATCCTGGAGATAGAAGGTCTTCAGACCAAACCAGTGA gttttaaaaatgtcatgtttgacATTTCGCCCAGTGAGGAAGTCGGAGATTTCGAGGTGAAAGCCAAGTTTATGGGGGTCGAAATGGAGAAGGTTCAGCTTCATTTCCAG gacctcctgcagctgcagtatGAAGGCGTGGCCGTCATGAAGATGTTCGACAAAGCC AAAGTGAACGTCAACCTCCTCATTTTCCTCCTGAACAAGAAGTTTTACGGGAAGTGA